In Yarrowia lipolytica chromosome 1F, complete sequence, a genomic segment contains:
- a CDS encoding uncharacterized protein (Compare to YALI0F27643g, uniprot|Q8J0E4 Yarrowia lipolytica BEM1 bud emergence mediator, similar to Saccharomyces cerevisiae BEM1 (YBR200W); ancestral locus Anc_8.539) — protein MIKGIRRSLKGEKTTSSGSANSLVSDKNPLHTNPPKMVIRALYDYEPQGPGELSFCKGDFFHVISNEQDSEWFEAFNPLRNVRGMVPVPYFEVLGKKEGITSPDPNEALLPEERKALHRSSQSKHAQHSPQHVLANGLDVSQSMQNLSLGGASGSGGHTREPSMAGASDRSSQGKSTPTLHGVVLYDFQAERPDELQASKGDNIIIQAQSNHEWFVAKPVGRLGGPGLIPASFIEIRDIVTGKAVVDVESALRASGLPKVEEWKRMAADYKASSIALGNFDDPQQHSQQQALQHALRGQQTLQEHQVQQEHQTLQERQSLQEQQALREQQALRENYAAPATGPLVVAASVESFALHSGRYWYLVNAELEDGSMRRLCRYYQDFYVFQINLLGVFEEAAGHNDQPRLLPFMPGPLTYVNDSISMQRRHNLDEYVRKLMALPAYISRSVIMQELFALRPGDVAAAGPTDDLPQPLTPETESFDAAQAEARAKGIHPKSLGPTNVSSSSVSYSEGTEESRPVSTASGLMGPPEPTGLPGGGHQRMTSVSTVGPTPDNPAVNTPQSSSNSVKVKVFYQDDLIAIRVPSDIDYATLHDRLCERLRVETLSLLYKADDGSRVVISNDEDLGAAVYGKNKLVLYAS, from the exons ATGATCAAG GGAATCCGCCGCTCTCTCAAAGGCGAGAAGACCACGTCGTCTGGCTCGGCCAACTCGCTGGTCAGCGACAAAAACCCGCTCCACACGAACCCCCCGAAAATGGTGATTCGAGCACTTTACGACTACGAGCCACAAGGACCCGGCGAGCTCTCATTTTGCAAGGGCGACTTTTTCCACGTGATTTCCAACGAACAGGACTCGGAGTGGTTTGAGGCTTTCAACCCGCTGCGCAACGTGCGAGGCATGGTGCCCGTGCCTTACTTTGAGGTTCtcggcaagaaggagggtaTCACCTCGCCCGACCCAAATGAGGCTCTTCTCCCCGAAGAACGAAAGGCGCTGCACAGATCGAGTCAGAGCAAGCATGCTCAGCACTCACCTCAACATGTTCTGGCCAATGGGCTAGACGTTTCACAGTCCATGCAGAACCTCAGTTTAGGGGGCGCATCTGGCTCCGGAGGCCACACCAGAGAACCCTCCATGGCGGGCGCATCCGACCGATCGTCGCAGGGCAAGAGCACCCCCACTCTGCACGGCGTGGTGCTCTACGACTTCCAAGCCGAGCGGCCCGACGAGCTGCAAGCATCCAAGGGCGATAACATCATCATTCAGGCCCAATCCAATCACGAGTGGTTTGTTGCCAAGCCCGTTGGCCGACTGGGAGGCCCCGGTCTGATCCCTGCCTCGTTTATCGAGATCAGAGACATAGTGACAGGAAAGGCGGTTGTCGACGTGGAGTCTGCCTTACGGGCTTCTGGCTTGCCCAAGGTGGAAGAGTGGAAAAGGATGGCAGCAGACTACAAGGCGTCCAGCATTGCTCTTGGCAATTTTGACGACCCCCAGCAACActcgcagcagcaggctctgCAGCATGCTCTGCGTGGACAGCAGACTCTGCAGGAACACCAGGTTCAACAGGAACACCAGACTCTGCAAGAAAGACAATCTCTGCAGGAACAGCAGGCTCTCCGGGAACAGCAGGCTCTCCGGGAAAATTACGCTGCCCCTGCCACTGGACCTCTCGTTGTAGCGGCGTCCGTCGAGTCGTTTGCATTACACTCGGGTCGATACTGGTACCTCGTCAACgcagagctggaggacgGCTCCATGCGGCGATTGTGCCGATACTACCAGGACTTCTACGTATTCCAAATCAACCTGCTGGGGGTGTTCGAAGAGGCTGCTGGTCACAATGATCAGCCTCGTCTGCTTCCTTTCATGCCCGGGCCTCTTACCTACGTTAAcgactccatctccatgcAGCGACGTCACAACCTTGACGAGTACGTCCGCAAGCTCATGGCTCTTCCCGCTTATATTTCACGGTCTGTGATCATGCAGGAGCTGTTTGCTCTCCGCCCTGGTGATGTGGCGGCCGCCGGTCCCACCGACGACCTTCCACAGCCTCTGACGCCGGAGACCGAGTCGTTTGACGCCGCTCAGGCCGAGGCGCGGGCAAAGGGCATTCATCCCAAATCTCTGGGGCCGACTAATGTGTCTTCCAGCAGCGTAAGCTATTCGGAAGGCACCGAGGAGTCTCGGCCTGTGAGCACTGCATCGGGTCTCATGGGTCCTCCTGAACCCACCGGACTCCCCGGCGGCGGACACCAGCGAATGACCTCTGTGTCCACGGTGGGTCCCACGCCCGATAACCCCGCCGTCAATACGCCGCAGTCGTCATCTAACTCGGTCAAGGTGAAGGTTTTCTATCAGGACGATCTGATTGCGATTCGAGTACCCTCGGACATCGATTACGCTACTCTACACGACCGGTTGTGTGAGCGATTACGGGTCGAGACGCTGagtctactgtacaaggCAGATGACGGTAGCCGGGTGGTTATCAGCAACGATGAGGATCTGGGCGCTGCAGTGTACGGAAAGAACAAGCTAGTTTTGTACGCTAGTTAA
- a CDS encoding uncharacterized protein (Compare to YALI0F27665g, similar to uniprot|O94505 Schizosaccharomyces pombe 3 (2) 5 -bisphosphate nucleotidase, similar to Saccharomyces cerevisiae MET22 (YOL064C); ancestral locus Anc_3.157): protein MLRLRQLHHLTNFKTSSMSQYSAELKVAKDAVRRASALAASIASTIATDTSGQVTKSDTSPVTVADYGAQAIIIGTIKKAFPSDPVVGEEDADVLRKDEGLRTKVWDLVKGHRSSSADALDDTNAMLDAIDWGKYEGGNTGRMWALDPIDGTKGFLRGGQYAVCLALIVDGHVKVGVIGCPNLSTIPTQVATQEKKDLGVLASAIKDQGAFIEPLSGESDPSPIHFRHLHNTAEATFCESVEAGHSSHSDQAQIAQKLGITKEGVRMDSQAKYVAVSRGQADIYLRLPVSATYQEKIWDHASGNILVTEAGGTVTDKDGNALNFGVGRTLKENKGVIVAEKSIFPKVLEAVKQVLG, encoded by the coding sequence ATGCTTCGACTACGGCAACTTCATCACTTGACGAACTTCAAAACCAGCAGTATGAGCCAATATTCCGCCGAACTCAAGGTCGCCAAGGACGCTGTGCGACGAGCCAGTGCTCTGGCTGCTTCAATCGCTTCCACCATCGCCACAGACACATCTGGACAGGTGACCAAAAGCGACACTAGTCCTGTGACTGTTGCGGACTACGGAGCCCAGGCTATCATCATTGGAaccatcaagaaggcctTCCCCAGTGATCCCGTggttggagaggaggacgcCGACGTGCTTCGAAAGGACGAGGGTCTACGAACCAAGGTGTGGGATCTGGTCAAAGGCCATCGAAGCTCCTCCGCCGACGCCCTCGACGACACAAACGCTATGCTCGACGCCATTGACTGGGGCAAGTACGAGGGAGGCAACACTGGCCGAATGTGGGCTCTTGATCCCATTGATGGTACCAAGGGATTCCTTCGAGGAGGTCAGTATGCCGTTTGTCTTGCTCTGATTGTTGATGGCCATGTCAAGGTCGGTGTCATTGGATGTCCCAATTTGAGCACGATCCCCACTCAGGTTGCCACtcaggaaaaaaaagatcTGGGTGTTCTTGCTAGCGCCATCAAGGACCAAGGAGCTTTCATTGAGCCCCTCAGTGGGGAGTCAGACCCCTCTCCCATCCACTTCCGACACCTCCACAACACTGCCGAAGCTACCTTCTGCGAGTCTGTCGAGGCCGGCCACTCTTCCCATTCCGATCAGGCACAGATCGCCCAGAAGCTCGGCATCACAAAGGAGGGCGTTCGAATGGATTCCCAGGCAAAGTACGTGGCTGTGTCGCGAGGACAGGCCGACATCTATCTCCGACTGCCTGTCAGCGCCACCTACCAGGAGAAGATCTGGGACCATGCCAGTGGAAACATTCTTGTTACCGAGGCCGGAGGAACCGTCACCGACAAGGACGGCAACGCTCTCAACTTTGGCGTGGGCCGAAccctcaaggagaacaagggcGTGATTGTGGCCGAAAAGTCCATCTTCCCTAAGGTGCTGGAGGCTGTCAAGCAGGTTCTTGGTTGA